Within the Phaseolus vulgaris cultivar G19833 chromosome 9, P. vulgaris v2.0, whole genome shotgun sequence genome, the region AAAACGAGTTAATTAAATGTTCCCAGTAGTATAACACATAAGCATTTATGAAGAAAAGTGAGGGTGCATTAATGATTCGTGGGAAATGGTGACATTTTAATATGAATTGTAGATGTGACAATAAATGAATGATCAATGTAATTGTTTATATGCTATttctataaaaattaaaaacagggAAACAGTTgccaaatttattttatgttcatATGTGAAGTGAGACTCAAGCAACTCTTTATAGTTGCACAGTTGAaaacaaaaaccaaaagaaaaaataagtgAAGTAATCTTATTCAGAAAAAAACtctaataaaaatgattttcttaagaaatcataaaaaaaaaatcatatattcaTATTTACAAACACTGTACCCATAAATCTACTTTTTACAGTACACATTTAagagtttcaaaacaaacattaTGGTAAACAATTTATAACAAATAATTCATAAAGTTGAAGAGTGAGATGGTCCTCCAATGGAACATGGTCCCctatattcattatttttttgttgaatGTTAGGGTTAGTTTGGAGTCTGGACTTGTGCTTCGCTATTTTCACTGTACAAGACAACGATACACAAACACGGCCCAATAAATGCATAGATCCAATGTGTAATAGTTACCTTAGGTtagatatatattttcttttctctatttctttttttatgtaaaattaatttttgtttttaatttaaattgttggaacattattaattttcttacgtgataaataaatttttaacataaattatattataatatttatattaataatgaatcatatacaaatattataatataaagaaatttatttgtaatgtgaataaaaaaattaataataacttatttttaatagtttttttactACAGTAAGAGTAAAATTGTactaacaaaaattaatttcacattacataaaaaaaaacacatttaatcgcttactttatttcttcttaatttttaaatataagaaaattaaaaaaaaatatttaagtgtttggtatacattaaagaaaatataataagaataatatccGATTTGTTTTCCCtatcaagttttctatatctcattctaataatgttttttcaagggattttaaaacaatttttctcgGAATATTTTGAACTCTTGTTTGgaaaaaatactaataatgtAATTGTGAGTAATTTGAACAAGTTGTTATATGTGATGAATATAAGATAAATATTTAAGTTGTTAGACTAATTTTATCTTCTATATTGGATAATGGATAATGAATACAAGACAACGAAAATAAAGCTAAATTTActacaatatttataaaaattaattaacttaatataattatattaatctaaatataaaaataaaattgaaataatattgataatgcTGATAATTGTAAGAATGAtaataattaatgattaaattttaaatattttatactcGAAACATACACAAAAGTGTATGTTTAATTTATATGATAATATTGACTAATGTTTATACtttacaataacaataataaagtaaaatttatttacttgttattttaatttcagAGACTTATCTAACAATGCATTTCAAGACTATTGTCACAACCTCTTAACTCTTTTGGAGAATAGAGTACTTTTTTATTAGTATGCATCGAGTGCTTTGAGATTGAACCTTTTTAAGCCCATTACACATACATGACTCTTGTTACACGCCCTTATATTGAATACTAATCATCACACTTCCCTTTCATTAACTATTTAGGAGCTCATAAACTAAATGCAAACTTCTTTAATAACCCACAAACTAAAGGATTAGATCATTAATTATGTCAACAACAATTGATTGGAGTTTAAAGAGTGAGCGCAAATACTTGTTTTCTTATAACCAGTGAGAAAaagtagggatggcaaagcgggacGGGTCGTGCGGGCCGGTCCGCGGCCCCGCAGGTAAAAAATGCGGGGCGGActgaccttttcaacccgctaacccgcattagcccgccccgcattagcccgcaacCCGTGCGGGGCGGGGCGAGCTGGCCCACAAACGTGGAAGCAATCATTTGTACTTCTAGTTGGAAACATGGATTTTCTGAAGGTAATtcgattattttattttatcttatttttattgtttttttttatcagcaataaataaGGATTGAATAACAGGAACCACTAAAATCTACCACTAAAAACCCGTACAAACTCAAAACAAACTGCAAAAGAACAACAACCCTTGGAGCAAGACACCAGTCAGAAGgtattttagaagttacccaTGACCAAGCCTTCAATTGAACCAAaagttatcttattttattgtattatttttatgaaaattaattaattaattgtcattgttttaatatatgcagatgacggagaagattataattatgaataggGTGGCATctaatgttattgaaatggatgaatgtcaataatgtttatgtttaatgttttagaattaatgtttatgtttaatgttttagaattaatgtttatgtttaatgtttagaattaatgtttatgttgttttggaattaggtatttttaatgttttggaagtggaagaatagtgatatttgatatttatcttaatgtttaatgttttgatgtttgactatatttgaaaagaaaaaaaaaattatgtttgataataacaaatatataggtttaatttgacaattttttaagaacaaaatgtaaaaaaaaaaaaatatttaattttaaaaaaaaagaacacggactggcccgcaaacccgcggaccagctcttatgcggggcggattgggaattctagcccgcaataactttgcgggaCGGGCCAACCCGTCCCGCATTTTTACGGGCCAAACGCGGGGCGGGCCAATGCGGGACGGCTGGCCGGCTTTGCCATCCCTAAGAAAAAGTATCCAAGAGTGAAGAATATGATATGCTGAATCCCCCTATGTTGAACCTTCGGCTTGACCAAGATACTTAGAGTCGCAGTCCCAGCCACGGTCGCCACAAGTTGTGTTGCAGCAAACAAAAATGAGTGCCATGCATTCCCGCTTTAGCAGGTGCCTACATACATTCAGAAATTTCAGAATACCCCCAGAACCAGTAAAAATATGAGTATCTTTCAATTTTACTTCAAAAGGGATTCAAACATTTCATCGGATTAAAGGCGTAACAgtgaaacttctttcacccACACATCATAGATGCATTGATATATGTGGACACAGGAACATATACATGTTAGAATTTAATGGTATGGCATGGACACTTGCAAATAATAAGAGTGAACTCTGCGAGGTGCACTATTACCAAGTGTTAAGGAACTACTTTAGCATTTCAACAAGAAAGTGGCttacattaaatataaaaaattcaaatgtaGCAAAAGAATACTAATTTAATTTCATGCATGGAGAAAAATAGAGAGAAAAGACGGTCATAATAATATTGCATCTTCTGATTTCATTAATCTGCGAAGTAGCAACTAAAAAATTGCAATGATCAAGACTGGATTCTAAACAAGGCATACTCACAgacaaactttttcaaaactgTAGAAATTATAGGGTTTAGGCAGGAAGAGAAGGAGGCTTTCAATAATACTCCATTACATTGATATAATGTCTAATGATGTATCAGATGTGATATAAAATACTAATCCAAGCGACCTATTTACTGATACTGATAATTAAGTATTGGGTAGCATTAGGCCTAGCTTTAAAATGACGAGATAGAGTAATATTCCTTACACAAGCACAAACCCACAAATAGAATAACACTGCCCGCCCACCCTAATTAAAAAGAAACGGGAATCCAGTTAAGAAACAAGTCCTAAGATTGCCTCCTCAATCAGATGAATAATTGATTcaataatgttttaaatatctattttaaaGAAGTGTAGAGATAATCTAAAACACTCAAGATAATCCAACACCCTTTCTCAAGCTAAAGTAGCATGAACAAGGAGGAAGAGATAACAATGTCAGGATGCACAATGGCCATTGGAAATATGTAAAATGGAAATCCTAGGATAGGAAATGATtttccattttcattttcagaaATATCATGATGCAGTAAATTAGGTAACAAGATAAAGTAAATTATGCTCAGTCAGTTTAATATAATCTAGACCCATCAACGAAATTAAgtgctgattaaaaaaatcgACAAATTTAGGTAACAAGACCAAGTGATAGACTAAAATTGATGGCGGAACAAAATATCGATTGACCAGAAGCATGAATTCATGAAAACCAAAATCTACTGGGATTGACAGTATGCCAATTGGTTGGATTACTAAATTCTTTGAGGTACAAGAAATTTATTCATTCCATAATCTACAATAAACATTTATGAACATGGAGTGTGTTGTAATACATTGGTTCTATGTTCGGAGCAAACATTGAGAGTCATTTTCCATAGCTTTGATCAAAAGATTTGAAGACGGCTAAGGTAGCTGCGTGAAGGGTTGACTAACTTGACGCAAGAAATGCAAACTGAGATGGAAAcctgcataaaaaaaaaaacagagacgCTCAAGATGAAACAAGGGATGGACCAGCGGCTAAATTTTGGCGAAACAATAAAAAGTGACAAGAACTTCGATGACAATGTATCAAACGTGGTGCTGACAAGACCTGTTCTTAGGCAAGAAAAATGAGTAAGTACAGCAGAATTATAAGCTAGAAACAAAAACCATCCAACATCTTGAGCACCTCACAATAACACAAAGCACATCCGCAAATTTAAATGTCGAAAAAATAAACCTAAGTTGCGAGTACCAGGATTAAAATGTTGAAAGAATACAAGGAAATACAACCCAATCAAAATCCACCAAAACTCTACATTACCCATTAGCAATTCCTAAACAATCACCATAATTGCAGTTGATGATTGCCTCCATGGACCTGGCCACAATCTCATTTAACGCCTACGACTACGCGTCTTCTTCCTCCGGCTGCTCTTATCATCCGAGTCAGAGTCGGAACCAGAATCTGTATCGGACTCCGACCCTGAAGATGAACTATGACTCCTCCTGCTGCGTCTTAATCTCTCCCtctgcttcttcttcctcctcctccgcCTCCGTTCCTCCTCCGAATCAGAACTCGAACTACTCTCAGAAGAAGAATCCGATCCAGTGACAGAAGATGTAACACTGCCACTATCACTCTCAGAATCATAACGACGACGCTTCTTTtcactcttcttcttcttcttcctctttcccTTCTCCTTTTCCTCCTTAACATCACCATCAGGAACATCGCCATCCAAATCCAAATCATACGCGACAGGCGCATCGACCCTCGGTCTCAGTTTAGGGTCTTTAAGCTGTTGCGTCCGCGAAGGCCTTGAAATATAAACCCTCTCGTTCTTGCACTCGTAAGTCCAGTGTCCGCTCTGGAAGCACTTTTGGCACTGCGCAGCGCCGCCGGAAGCGGATCTCGAAGGCTTCAGATCCTTCCTTTCGCCCAATTTCACGGCCTTCTCGGTACTCATCAGATACATCTGCCGCTTTGCCTCCCTCTTCTCCTGCCATCGGCTCGGCCCCTCCTCCTTCTGCCCGTATGCATTCACGTTCCGCGCAGCCGCCGCCGCTGCCCGCTCCGCCTGCGCACGGCTCAGCCCCTTTGCCGCAGTCAACGCCGCCGCCTTAATTCTGTCCGCCGCGGCCTGAGATTTCTCCTCGCTCTTATTTGAAGACATATTGAATACCGCTATCTATCTTCAAATTTGTATCTTATCACTGACAAATATTGGAATAACTCTCTCTTCGCCTTTCTTTTGTAGATTCCGGCGACGCATATACAAGGAGAGGCTAGGTTTTACAGTTTCTTTCTCACAACGAGATGGTGAAACTAGAAAATGGAAATGGCAAAGGTGTTTTTGTTTGAGAAGGGTGGGTTGGGCCTGTACTCGAATAAATTagggcaattgcttcctgcaccatatctgCACCCAATTCCAGTAAAAAATGACGAAAATGCCCTTAATGTATTCTTTTTggtattactatttttattcgGAATGGgcttttgattttgttttggaaACATAAAAAGTTTTTATATCTACTTTAGACTGCATTATTTTAATTCTAGATTTTCATTTCCGAAATAAAGGATATTTTcggaattttaaaattgtgttggtTGCAGATTCAAAAATATTGGATGTAGGAAGAATTTGGTCACTATTCAGCCGCAAACAACTCGGGAGTTGCTATTTACACCCATAcaccttttttaattttatttccttGAATCTGTACTCCCCCATTTTATAAATAAACCACCACCTCTGACCAGAGTGCAGGTTCTACGCTTTTATCACTAGTATATAGGTGTTACTTGTTTTCTTCTCTATAGGTGTGATCATGCCCTTATCCTATTTTAAGGAATTATTCTCCAACCCTTTCTTAAGTCCATCCAAAGAAGGGTCTCAACCTCGTACaacatattaattattttgtgcAGGTGGCTTCATTCGGTTGCAAGATTTTTACCGTGATCTCGCAAAACCTTTTGAGATATTCCTTCAATCACTCAAAACTTTATTTTCTTACATCAAATGTATCACTTAACTTTGATGACTTTACAGTGTTGGTTGTGAATTGGTCGATAAAAAGACGAAGAAAGTCATCAAGACACTGTATTGCTCTATCAGGAAGGTTATTGAACCAGTCTGAAGTTGTACCAGCCAATGTGCTGGCAAAACTTTTAAATTGTACTTCATTAGAACTCGGTTCAACATTTAAGCTCGAGAAGTCTTAATGTGAGAACTAGGATCCTAGCTACCAGTTAATTGAGTAATCTTGGACATCATGTGACGGATAATTATGGGTATGGGCTCTTCCATTGCATCCCAAGAAAAATTCCAAATAGGTATAATTCTTTtggtaaaaatatattaagtatCTTAATATATTTGGCTCCGAGATTGACGCTCTCTTCTCTCTTGCCAGTGGTGTTGTGGGAAGCAACATTCTATTCCCATTCTCTTATAAAACTTCTATTAGTGAGGTGGGAGTGAGAATTCGATttgtttaatacttttttattaaaaggtTTATGAGAGGGATTTGACCACAAATCTCATTAAACTTagaaattatatctaataattttGTACTTACCTATATTTTATGACTTCTTGAAGTTTACCTGATATGTTTCTTATTAAGGacaaattatatttatgttttatgttaACTTTTCAAAATTGAAAGTCGCGAGactaatattgattaattaatgtATTTGTTAAGTTAAGAAAATACAAGTGAGTCAAAATATCATGGCAGAATGAAAGAAGATGGAAAGTTAGCCCCAATCAGAACattgtattataattataattaattcacACTGCAACTTGTAGCTCCTATCCCAATCAAATACAAATATGATCAAATCTAGTATAAGAAATAAGAAATCCAATCATATTTCACTCTTTTTATTAATTACAAATTGACACCACTAAAAAAGTAACAAACACGTAACTAACTTTCAAAAAAATACTTTTCACGGGATATATTTTGACTAAAAAACCAGGAAATTTGAATTCAGTAAGAACAGTGATGACGGTTGAACAGAAGAAATCTAGGAAATGGAGAACCTTCTCCTTCTGGGCTTGGTCAAGTCCACGGGGGCATCGTCAATGTGTGACGTGTCCTTAGACCCATTCTTGAATGGGTTCAACTTGCTCAGTTTCTTCGACATGGACGACAAAAACGTTGGCCTTTTCGCAGGCGCACTAGTTTCCTTCCCAGACGACGACGTTCCGTTACCATTTTTCTGCATATCGGTAATGTACATTTTCATCTTCATCAGCTCCGATCGCAACTCCTCGTTCTCCCTCACCAGCGACACGTCAGCTTGAAGCTGTTTCTTCTCCACTGCCGCCGCTCCCGCCTCCTTGTCCTCCGCCGCACCACTCCTTAAGTGTAGTTGGTCGTAATACAGCGCGTGAAGGACGATCTGCAACGGCAACCGCTTGTTCTTCGACGCGTGCACACGCGCCTCGTATGATAGTTTCAGTGGGTCCATTACACTGCACACCTTCTCCTTCTCTATCTCGTCCAGGTTCGGGTGCGCCTGCAACAACACGCGTGTGGAGTTAGTTAGTTAGTTACTTGATCACTGGTTAGGTTTAGGTTAGATCGTGCCTTTCCTAAGTTACTTACTTGTATGGTTAATCGCATTTTGGAcaattttttaactaattattaatttaggtataatttaaaatataaatttagataaatttttaaaataataactgcacattatttatatatagactctttttttatcattatatctttttatttctGCACAACCTTTTTTGCTGATATATCAAAGTTACTGTAAagaatttttaacattaaaagattatttaaaGTATCATTTCTAATATCCAGAAATTTGTATATATGCTTTATACTCTATTAGAAGAGAGAATGATgtatttatttgattatatacttgaaataaataaataaataatcaattatatccTGAGAATGCTCTGTTATTCTCTGTTAGGTAATTTCTAAAGTAAAACACATtacataactaattttttaagtattagatatcatgttaattaattttctaaattatttaggGAATGTTAGTGACATAACAACAATTGAACTGATAGATATTCAATAATTGAAGCACTAGTTATGCAATTTAATTACTTTAAGAGCTTAAAGAGAAAGAATGATAGTgagtaaaaaaagaaagaaaaaaaaaacttaaaatactaaattaaagattaattcaaataatttaacCTTAATTTTAAATGTGTTAGTATACTGGTAGTTATTCAGTATggtgattaaaaaaaaaacttgcagACTATTAGTTAATTAGTTTAATTCCAAAAGGTGTCCTTGTTTAGTTAATCCCTCTTTTGGGGGGAACTTGATGACAATGACATAGTGTGTACCTTGAGGTAGATATCAACGGCACGGTATAGATCGTCGTCGGATTTTCTAGCGCCTCCGGGAATGAGGATGGAGATGCCGTTGAACTTAGAGATGGGGAGTTCGCCGTAAGCGGCGATCTCAGCGAGGTATGCGTCGATGGTTTTGGCCACGCGCTGCATCGAGGGGGAGAAGTGTTCGTTGAAGTTGGCGCCTGCGTTGAACACCGTTGTGCTCTTCTCCTTCTCCACAAAGCCGGATATGATCCTCCTCACGCTGTCCAGATCCAAGAGCCTCTCTCCGTCGTAGGTGAACGTAAGCACAAGGAGGTCGTCCACCGTCACGTGCTCCAGGATCTCTGTGACCCGCTTCTCTAGCTCGCGCTTGCACGCGGTCGACGCGCGGAGATAGATCGCGCACCGAAGGAGGCAGCAGAGAAAGTTGATCGGAAACGCCGCTTTCTCCGCCGGGAAGAGCGGGACTATAGACTGCAGAACCTCGCGTTGTTCGCTTTTTCTTGACTCCGAATCCGAATCACCGGAATGCGCCGACAGGATTCCTCTTCCGCCGCCGCTGTGGTCGCGGACGAGCTCCCGCAGCGCTCGTTCGGTGTACGTGATCAACGCTCCGGCGACGGATAGATACCTAGCGCCTCGCTGTTTCATGGCGGCAATTACCTTTGCGAATGAATTTACGTCGAGCACGGCGAGCTCCTCCGTCCACCAGTTCGGCGGCGACTGGCTCGGAAAGTTCATCTCGCGGCAAGCCTTGGAGCTGATTACGTCAACGCAGCGGTCAACGACGTTGATTTCGGTGGCCAATGGGAGAAGCTGCCGGCAGGACTTGAGAACCGCGATGGCGCTGTGGAGAGTGGAGACGCCCACCTGTGAGAGAAAATCCTCCGTTCTTCCGGCAAGGTTTCCGTCGCAATACTCGTCGGTCATCTGGAGGAATACGGCGGCGCAGTGCAGTGGAGCGACGTTGTGAACGGTGATCTCGAAGTTGACGCCGTAACAAAACTTCACTACTTTCTCGAAAGCTTCTTGGCCTCCAGGTATGTTCGTGAGGTCTATTCTGGTTAAGTCACTCTCCTCTGATTCCATTATGACCTTTCTGATGGAGTTGCTTTTTGCGGCCAGAATAAACTGTTAACAAATCCAACACTTACAAATTCAATACCCAAAATCACATATATAAGAAGAATTGATGAAGTTCCTTGCAACAGTGCAAAATTTTGGTACCTTGTGGAGAGAAAAATTGGCTTCTCCCACTGCAACAATAACATCGGTTGGAATTTCTGGGGAGAAAATCCTGCAACAACAATTGATTCATGAAATTTATTCTCATAACAACTAACATTAACACAACTCACTAATTGATTCTTGAAACTGTGCATAGGAGAATAAGTTAAGTCGTGAGAATATTGAAAATGAAGGAGCCGAGTGGTGTTTACCATTGCCCGGTTCTCTCCATGGCAAGGGATAATCTGGTGGGGCTGGGGGTTGCCATGGATGATGTAGTTGGTTTTTCGTGGTCTGAATAGATTAAGGGTTTGAGAGTAACAGCGGGTTATATGGCGTGCTTGGTTGTTGCTATAAGGAGATTGTTTTTATTCCTGTACATTCATTTCATTACGGTGACTGTTGTCTAGTAATGAGTTGAGTTTGTCACTGTGGTCCAAGTCTGGCATGCTTTCTTTTCACTGGCTTGTTGTTGTCTTATTTATCCTTTCATTAAAGTGATTCTTTTTAAGCTCAGAGTATCACACTCTTCATAACTTAAATTTAAGACAGTTCATAGATTTTTAATTCGAAAAGGGAGTAGCACAGATGATAGAtatgaagagaaaaagaaaggtgAATAAATGTTATAAGATAAGTAGGTAATTTGAAAGATGAGGAAAAAAGTAAACTAATCACGTAtgatgaaaaattattatatatgtagtACTCTTATCTAATGATATTCCATGTTTTAATTCCTAGCCTCAGAAAATTATTAGATGATTCTTAGCAATCATTATCTACACagtgatattttaatttttatagttaaaaaaattgaatgtatATCATATGAAAACTGTTCTACACGAGTTCAGTGACTCCCAATAAACTTTCATTGGTTAACCTGTCACCGTCAAGGACACAATATTCACAGCAATGAGTTGCTTCTGAAAAAAGCAGCTGTTTGCCTTTGCTTCTTTCTACTCAAACTCATGTTTAGAGGCTATTGATTCGAACCAAGCTCACGGTTAACCCGCTAGCTGCTTCCATACAAGTGGGAAGTTTGAAATTGACCTTTAGCAATGAATTTTTTTGTAGCTACACGACCTCTATTTgctactattttttttcttcctgaGGTTATCTTATTCTGTTTCCTTTTTCTTAACCTTCATTTTCTGTTTTTCACTTTCTAGAATTTATTCTTTAATGTTTAGGATTTCTGGCGTGTAGCTTTTCTTCCCACATAATTTGCACATGGGAAGCTTGGAAAGTTATCCAGATTGATCAATAGTACTTGCTAAAATTATAGTCCACAAAGGATTGGTTTAGTGGTTATTGATTCAAAGCTGAAAGTCGGTGGGTTATTACCAAGCAGAAGAAAGAATTTGGTGGGTTAACCCTGTAAATAGCAAGCAGAAGAAAAAAGTTAAaggatgaaagaaaaaaagcTTGCATTCATATCATATTTGGGCGAATCATTCATTCATGAACTCCTAGGAATTTCGAGTTACCATATCCAGCTTGTTAGATTTTGTTATTCGCCCCCTCAATTATAATTCTCATTGagagagacaaaaaataacaaaacatGAGTTGACCTTAATCATGTCGTCGATTATGAACTTCTGTATAATgtaacattaaaataataaaataatgtctACCTCAATATTTGAGTGTGACAAAATGTTCCTCTCGCTGATAATCCTAACTAGATGAAGTATCAAAAGtgataaaaagaaaagatgTGTACCAAAACCAATTAAATGCAGGAAGGAAAACTGGTGCTTGATATTATATGTTCAAATTTAATGTCACCATCctaagaaagagaagaaaaaaaagcacATTATTGAGCACCGTATAAAGTTCAATGCTAAAAATATTAGCATAGAAAAGCTTAATAAACAAGTTTCAACTCCTAGTAAAATAGGCCataggccatgaactgtgattcgtACTCATATTACtaaacggattcattccgtctgtacctaaaccaagtcggatatttcttgattctttaccaaactctgaaaactcgtcatcaaatttcttatattgaatagaatcagctggatgtcggtacattccatcacatttcctctcatatGTATGTCAtttaagattcttagcatcattTGTGTTTGAAAACAATCACTTCATCCTtagaatgatgggaagataccacataaccttcattggggtccatgcttttctatctcttccatAGTATCataatctttttgtttcaacttataacatGATAActcacacctcggacaacttttcaacaatttaaaatatttcctGTATAAtttacaatcattaggacatgcatgtatatctttttatactccatacccatcagataaaacatttttttggcctcataattacgatta harbors:
- the LOC137821305 gene encoding uncharacterized protein, yielding MSSNKSEEKSQAAADRIKAAALTAAKGLSRAQAERAAAAAARNVNAYGQKEEGPSRWQEKREAKRQMYLMSTEKAVKLGERKDLKPSRSASGGAAQCQKCFQSGHWTYECKNERVYISRPSRTQQLKDPKLRPRVDAPVAYDLDLDGDVPDGDVKEEKEKGKRKKKKKSEKKRRRYDSESDSGSVTSSVTGSDSSSESSSSSDSEEERRRRRRKKKQRERLRRSRRSHSSSSGSESDTDSGSDSDSDDKSSRRKKTRSRRR
- the LOC137820808 gene encoding root phototropism protein 2-like; amino-acid sequence: MATPSPTRLSLAMERTGQWIFSPEIPTDVIVAVGEANFSLHKFILAAKSNSIRKVIMESEESDLTRIDLTNIPGGQEAFEKVVKFCYGVNFEITVHNVAPLHCAAVFLQMTDEYCDGNLAGRTEDFLSQVGVSTLHSAIAVLKSCRQLLPLATEINVVDRCVDVISSKACREMNFPSQSPPNWWTEELAVLDVNSFAKVIAAMKQRGARYLSVAGALITYTERALRELVRDHSGGGRGILSAHSGDSDSESRKSEQREVLQSIVPLFPAEKAAFPINFLCCLLRCAIYLRASTACKRELEKRVTEILEHVTVDDLLVLTFTYDGERLLDLDSVRRIISGFVEKEKSTTVFNAGANFNEHFSPSMQRVAKTIDAYLAEIAAYGELPISKFNGISILIPGGARKSDDDLYRAVDIYLKAHPNLDEIEKEKVCSVMDPLKLSYEARVHASKNKRLPLQIVLHALYYDQLHLRSGAAEDKEAGAAAVEKKQLQADVSLVRENEELRSELMKMKMYITDMQKNGNGTSSSGKETSAPAKRPTFLSSMSKKLSKLNPFKNGSKDTSHIDDAPVDLTKPRRRRFSIS